tgatATTTGATAATCACGTATAAaagttgatatatatttttatattttcataaataatttttatttttctaaattatttaaatcatattaaatttaatatgatcataAATTATTACGTGTGactcaaattaaatatatagagTGCATGCTTATTATACTCTTAGATTACtatacttttcttcttctttgcatTTGGATGAGACaattaacaaatttatatttatacttataaggaattataattttcactttgtcaaatattatcttaaaaaaataaattaatctcatTTTACAATATTGTTGACTGACCAACCTACATTTAAgctttataatatcaaataaaaatgttcCTAAACCTAACATACAAGAagcataaaataacaaaaattatacaaaCAACTAAAAAGGCTTTGATTATTTAGTGCGACCCTCTTCATAttgcattgtgtttttttattttaattaatcattttagtttttttatttttcaatttaatccttttacCCTAGATTAATGTAGGCTTAGATTTTGTGATTAGTTTTAGTTGGCTTGTATGAGGGTGTCATGATATCGGCAAACAAACTTGACACTCAATTGATGCTTAATTTGACAAAACTGATTTCAATGCAATgcattcaaaacaatataaaacttAGAGctcaaattaaaacttaaacacaATTTTCAGCCTATTTTCAAGAAAAGGCATGGACCATGAGGAAGAATTGATGGTGTTTGTGATACACGCACCAACATACGGTGGAAGGTTGTCATATCTAGGTAACACATGGGCCTTTCATTGGACTATGAAGGTAGTCTTCATTAGTGCCATTGGAATTATCTTAGTGTTGTGTTCTTGTCAAGGTCACTCATTTATTGAGGAGCGGTCTCGTGTAGCatctttgatcctttttttttcttttctctctctttacattaattttatctcttgtgatttaacttatatatttgatttaatttaacccattttattttcgggttaatattttaatattcagAATTTTAACAAAggtttaacattatttttcaatttaatcatttaattttgagtttgttaggaattgaacttttaatttctttcggTTTTCGTGGGTCTATTTTAGTCTTATGACCCGAACGTGGATTTGGCAGGTTCACCCAGGTTTACTttgatcattttgtttttgtcatttttgttgattaatattatttttatctcaatttcacccttctacatttaattgtttttgaattgacTTCGTAATCTTTTTCCAGTTTGGTTTCTATTGAGTGATCCTAGTCTTAAAATCCAAATAATGAATTTAGCAGGCTGGGCCGAGTTGACTcaagatggttttttaattgattttttttttattgtccttcaacattgagCTAGCTGAGAATTAagtattataatgtttttttttcgatATGGTCTATGACTcgaatcatattttaaaaaaaaaaatacgttaGCAGtgtctaaatattattttttattgttaaaaaaatattagcccgaAATGCGGTAAAGCGCAGGCCACCTATCTAGTATCAACCTAAAAAAGCTACacattaaaattgaaaacttttttaataaaattaagcattATAGAATATTattaagattaaattttatttttcaaacattgATTGTAAATTCTATTTTATCTATACCTTACCAATCATATAATGTTatagataataatattatatattttaggcTACCTCATCAATAAAATGCATTGGTATTAATATATGGCAATCCGTtactcatttaattttatttccttttattaattTCCTCCCCTTTTATCATTATGTttcccgtttgtttgctggaaagtagtttcattttggaaagtgaattccgagaaaatatttttcaatatttggtagtgtaatggaaaataagttggaaaacactttccagtgtttggttatgtcatgaaaaatgagttggaaaataacttattaatatttttatttttctcgagtttattaaaataatgaggaacagatcttacaaattaaaaagttgaatgagaatgaaattgaaaaaaaaaatataatttcataaattatctcaaataaaataaataataatcaaaataatagagatcaaaattaaaaaaaatgaaagatgaagaaattaaaataataataatcaacatttcataaattatttcaaataaaataagtaacaataaaaaaaataaggaccaaatttgatagataaaaaatttcaataaaaaaatgataaggaaaaaataaatagcaattataaaaataaggaccagagttaatataataaaataaaattttaagagataaaattaaaaaataaatattcaaaacaaaatatatatagcaatcaaaagttcgaggatcaaatttgatataatcagcaaaataattatatttttaaatttttcacaacttccggaaagtgttttcccctcaaatttttcaggaaaacactttcctgaaaaccaagccaaatttttcttttactggaaagtgttttccattgaccaactttcctaattgcaaacaaacacaagaaagtttggaaagtgattttccggaaaccactttccggaaaacaaacatagctaaagggaaaacactttcctgaaaaccaagctaagtttttctttgactgaaattgactggaaagtgttttctgttgacgagaaagtgttttttgttgatcggaaagtgtttttcattgatcaacttttccaatgacaaacaaacacaagaaagtttggaaaataatttcctgaaaactactttccaaaaaacaaacatggtctTAATGTGAGTtcaattttgtcaaatattaTTTGACTTAATTTAGGTGACACATGACTAATAttcctctcattttttttaccatataaACTTCATTACTTGTAAAGGCTCTGGACATCTCAAAAATTAAAGATGCAACAACATCTTTAATGGATTCGTCCTTATGGTTTAGACAACATTTTCAAGGGATTTTTCAATTATCAATAGCTTTGTTAAAATTctcaatatttatttcttcttggTTGGTCACCCTATTACCACTTATATTAAAGTTATAATATGAAGAATGAGGACAtacaaaatatatgtttggtttaaGTAACAAGTTAATCCTATAAGATAATAGCTGGACCAACAATCTTACTATCTTCTTAGATTTACTATTAAGACCACTCCGTTTAGATCTAcccatttaaaacaaaataaaaataaaaataaaaatgaacttATGCTTCATCCCTACCCCATGATCAAAGACTCTGATATTAGTTTTGTGTGTTTGCTTGTGttctcttgtatttttaaagaatccatgaaattataaaaaatattaacgagAATTCCACATGAGTTGGAAATTTAAATAAGGATGGTGGTGTGGTTGTTAActtattattaaatgaaaagtaaTCCATGAATTGGCTTTTAGTTTGAAATCCTCGATAGTTAGTGAAAATGCAATTATAAGAAGCCAAACAAAAACTTATCACATAACCAAGatcaatatatataacattaatataattaactaGTGAGTCGTATACATCTTGTTTCCAACAAAATCACATGCTAAATTGAATTCATAAgtaaatttgaattcaattgataacctattataatttttatgtttgaaataacatattaaacctaataatttaattcaattaaattgtttataatacccatgaaaataaatttaactagcaatcttgaataattttttctttatttagaaatcaattttattagagaaatcattttgttttgttttgttacaatgacctttatatatttttttaaatgacatgaAATATAAgtgtttaaaagaatatataaatagaCCTATTTAAATTGGAGTAACAATAGGTAAAATTATATCGTGAGCTATTTTAAATTGGAGCAATATGAAATAATATTGTGTTACcaaagtttttgaaataaaagaaagagctGTATGAACAAGAGAAAgcaaaaaatagaatttttgttAACAtgcaagtgtttttaaaatattattttaacactaaTTTCAAGATACATTACTGTAACAAATCCTAGGGTATCCATTTGATTTACTTTTGcatatctttttataaattaaattctatttgaaatttaaattaatatcctcAAAAAGATCCAAACacaaaaacttatttaatcgtttgaattaaattcaattcacATGGTTTTAAACAAATTGTTTGGTAAATGCATCTCAAATAAAGATTggacataattattttttttaaattaattttttatatttttggattgttttaatgtgttgatataaaaaataaataattaaaaatattattataatatatttttaaataaaaaataatttaaaaaaatctgttatcataatttcaaaatcctattaaaaataaaaagaagaaagcaggAGGTGATAACTATGGGGAATAATGTGGGGGCCCATACAAAAATCCCTCCAAACATCgtatttgaatttgaaaggagaaaaaacgAAACTCCAAGCCCCCAAACCTCCTCCCTCCCTCACGTTGTTAGCGTCAAAaactccttaaaaaaataaataaaaaggaagcaCGACTCCTCCATGTCTTCTAGCACTTGAAATCAGACAAGAGATAAGCAAAAGCAAGCgcgctctctttctctctccctctctgtaAATTCAAATCActaatacatttcaaaacatatctTGCCATCCCTCCTCCTCTTTCTGAAACCCTAACTCGCTTCCAATCTCTCTCAATTCCTACTAAAAGTAGATACAGATAACCTTTTTAAAGAAATCAAGATTTGACTTAGCGGGTAGGAAATCTTTTATtaccatttctttatttttgccttttgttttaaggttttgtgttaaatttcttgatttttaattgggtttcaagattaaaatttttaaaaagttttgatgCTAGAGATCTTAATTGAATAGGGTTTCCAAGAATTTTTGTCCTTATGATTTCGGCTTAGGTCCTTGTTGTTTAAAGTCTTAAATCGGGTTTCAAGTTTttaccttttttccttttggttcAAGATTTTGGTACTAAAAGTCTTGAATTTTGGATTAGGTTTAAGCTAATGGAAGATCGAGGAGGGGATACAGGGAGGTCCAGATCTGATTCCAAGGTtggtttctctctttctttggtTCTTTTGAGAAGTTTTATGTTCCTGATTCTGGGTTGTTTTAGTTGGCTGGTGAGAAGCGGACTAGTGGTGAATTGGGAGAGAAATCAGAAGTTGCtcgaaaaaagattaaaatgcgTAATCTTGAATCTGTGCTGAGGTTTGAAGGTaaggttttattaatatgtAACTTTTTTTGCTGCTGTTAGGTGTTTTGATATTGAAATTTGTTCGTATCTGGGATGTCAGAATGCAGCTATGTACAAGTACAATAGACAAATCTATTCACTAGTAATACTTGTTAGCAGAACAAGACCAACAAGAAacatttaattgaaaacaaattgcaATGCCTGGACACGTAGAATGGTACTTTAGTTCCACTGTAGATCAACTTGTTGTGGCCCGTTGAACTTCCAATATAAACATCGTTttaaagctttgtttttttctacttGATAATGGCACAGAAGTAAGCAGCAATcacttgaaaaacaaagaagacgaCGACAGCTTTCAGTTTACTGAAAAGATGTCCCAAGTCACCAATGTTCCAGTAACCTTGGACTTCAATGCCTTATCGAGCAGAAAGAAGTGGAAGGACCGCATTTATCAGTTGAGGTCACTGCTGCCTCTAAGCCCACTGGGATCTCAGTAATGAAGCTTGCATTGTTAATCATTTGGTGAGAAAGGATATGGCAGATACATGCTGAGAATTGTAATGAAGTCCATTGCTCAAGAAGCATGAGAGCAAACATGACAATAAACGCGCAACCTCTGTTGGCTTTGGCTTGGATCTGAATGCACAGGATGATAGCTCTGTGAACCAGGAACCAATTCCACACTCAGAAAGATCATGAGAAGACAAGAGATATTTTCTGAGTGTGGGAGTACTACTGGTCCAGTGCAGGAAAAGGATCCATTAAGAATGTGGAAAGAAATGAAGCAAAACGGTTTTTCTGTCATCTTCATATGGAGGGATTTCAATTCAAAGTGGTTTTATGACATCTTCTCATGGAGGGATACCCAATGGCAAAGCAACGTGGGAGGAAACCAAAGATGAGTTCTCAAGGAAAAGATGGAACTTGCAAAGAAGAGAGACAGGTGGATAGGTTTACCAAAGATTGCTGCTCCAAGTGGATTGCTAAATGGCTTGAACCCTGGGATCATAAACCATGTGAGAAATAAAAAGCAGGTCCATTCCATAATAGAGGCTTTGGTAAGGTCTGAAAAAACTCGAAAATGGCTGTCTTGAAAGCAAACAAGCAATATCTAAAATCTGGAACTAAAGAAAACAATAGTACGAGTGATTCTGGAATAAATCGACTCAGTTTTTCTCATGGAAATGGGAGTTCAACTTCTTTATTTGGGAGCAAGCAAACAAGAGGGTACCCTATATCCAACGGGGAGGGTGACTCCAGCATGGTAAGACATGGTACATGacagaaaattttgtttcacaCTCAGCTGCATTGGAAGAATGATGCATTGACATTGAAGTTGCCTTCATCAACTAACGCCTGGAGGAATCTAGAACTGTTCTGAATGAGGAATCAGCAACAACGCAAGTGCTTCTTGTCTTTCTGTGAAAGGTgtgttaaattcttttttagaaggAATTgacaattttaatatttggatattTATATGTGAAACTGCGGTAGATAGGAATTGCAAGACACTAAGCGTGTTTAAGATTGCAAGCAGAAGttgttttcaaagtattttttggcTTGgatatactttaaaataatatctttttttatttttaaaaatttgtttttgacatcaatattaaaaagataaaaaaacactaaaaaaataatttaaaacaaattaaattcaatttttttcaaaaacatggtaaactacaaaaacaaacacacacctAAATGAATTGTGTATCTTTATAGAATTAGGTATTGCTATTTATCACGACATTGAAGTTACACGACAAACTGAAAGCCAAGAACATCTTAGCTGAAAGGTTTGTATTTTATACTTTGTTTTTGTACTTTCAGCTGCTACTGTTTTCTTCTCAATGGTTGGAACTTCTTCAATCAAGACATTTTAGAGGACGGATAGCGGTAATGCTTTTATAATGTGAATGGTTGTTGAGTATTATTTAGTATGGTACATGATGTcctataaaattgttttttttaataaccattCTCCTGTACTTTCAGCATTGCGCCGAAGTAGGAAGAGAGTCCGAGCAGTGATAACTACTGAGTTTaccatttttaatatcaaaaagaGTTCTCAGCTATTGAAGTGGACGGTTCTTATACTATGAAAAGTTCTTCAGAAGTAGTGTCCAGTAATGCAACAGCTGCCCATGCATCAAGCAAGATGGAGAGCATTGTTTGATCAGTTGGACAGTGCACTTtctgaagaagagaaacaacttGTAAGTGTGATTGGAAAGACAAGTGCAATAGGAtagacttttctttgtttctcatGCTACAAAATTCTACTAGTAATCTagagatgtgtgtgtgtgaatttgACTCAGTGATTCCATGGTGATTTGCGATGGTTTTGGTATCAACTTATATCTGACCAGACTAATTCATTTGCCTGAATCACTAGACAGTTTCCTGAATACAAAAATTGTTTCTTACTTGTAATAGGAtttccattttttaaataaatcctCTTCTGCAGAGCTTATGATAGtatagaaattcaattttttaatccaatttctTTCATTAGCTTATTTACGGTGCTTTCTGGTTTGAATTTCAGGAACTTGGTTGAGCCAAGTAAAGGAAATGCAGTGCACTGTGATCAGGGCTGCAACATTTGCACTATAATGCAATTTAGGTTACCCAAGGTAAATTACTACGCCATTATACCTTTGTCAAACTTGTGGCAGGAATCTGGTATAGTATCTTAAATTGCATATGGTGAGCTCATATTATGGATGATGAATTATGATGACTGAAGAgacattatcatttatcatcaATATAAACAATCTGTTTCGTCAACATTCTTTATTCATGCCTCACCATGTGGCAAATATTCTGCAAGTTACTTCATAATTATACAGTTTTCTTCAATGTGCAGAACTGAGAAAGCAGATAGCTCGCAGAAGGAATTGGCTGTTAGAGCTGCTGCAGCTTCCATCTATTCAACCTGCGGATTTCCTGAAGTTCGAAGGAGAATGTAATCTTGTTTCTGATCTTATTAACCGAAGTGTCTTCCTCCTATCTCTAATGGTGTTgaattctaaaatattaaagCAAACAACTGATCAgttctttaatctttgcaaaAGCTATGCCTGGATAGCAAGCTAATCTATATAACATCAAGTTGAGCCcccatctttctctctcttttcttttttttttcaaaaagtagCCAGAATCATTGTTGTGGTAGATTGTTATAAACTCTAGTTTTGATAAAGGAAGTTGCTGAGATTAAATAATAATCGACCTATCGAAGgttctttgatgttttttctcATGGCTCAGTTTCCCAGTGTAGCATGAAATTGGAACTCTTAATGTTCATGAAACAGTGCTCTTACCCCTTTTCttcatgcttttatttttattctctcttgtgttttcttgattttttgaacAAGTGCACATTAGAAAAGAACACTTTAATGCATCCAGTTTCTGTAggttctgtttgtttttgcgtttttaaaagtgttttaaaaaaatctttggtGTTTGTTGTATTTGAAAGCCCTGCTAAACCGCTTGGCGCACCTAGGAAGTGAAGAGTGCTTTCATTCTGCTGTTAATATTCATCTTTACCAATCATCTGATGTTTTGTTCTAGAACTAGAAACATAGAATAGAACACTTCCTCTGTGTGTGGAAAGCTTACCCCCTAAGATGAAAACATGCATGTAACCAAGACTGTCCTCTTGGTTTCATGTATCCACTGCGCTCAGTCTTGCTTCACGGGAATGGTAACAGGAAATAGTGAAGACTCTTCCCATTGAACAGTTCTTCCTCTTTGCCCACGCATTGGATGGTCAAGCCTGCAACCTGTCATCTTTGAGAATCAGAACATGAAGCCGATTCGATTCATTAACGTTCCCTGATCGGTTTGAAGAATTTATGTCAGAAAACATCGTTGACTGTATGAAGAATCCAGCTGCAGTTTCATGCTACCTTTGAGTGGATGGTCACGCTGGGCTCTGGGGGTTGGCTGTTTATAATACAGTTATTCTGAGTTCCTGCTGATGGTAtcagataattttaaaaaaagtttttaacgATCTTTAAGTATACCTAGAAGCCCTAATGTAGAAAAAATTGAAGTGCTAGACATTAAATCTCAAATCACCTGAAATTCTCCACAAATCCttactctttgtttttttttctaagcccAATACAAGCTTAGGGTCATGTTTTTCTAGTACAAACATCTttgtattatgttttttctGTAATGTATGAGGTTAGCTTATGCCAAAAGCCTGTCTTAAATGATTTCATAATGACAAACACTACACTATTTTTTGCGTCTTAATGCTTCATCTGTGCTTATTTTATCTCTTGACgaaaattttaagattattcGTTGTCAGATAATTTTCATATCTCAATATCAAGTCTTGAttagataaaaagaagaaaaagaagcaatCTCTCTCCATAAAGACTGTTTTTGgaatcaatttcatccttgaaaacCATGATGCACCTTTTAATGAGTGCGGTTCAACCAAAATGTAGGTTGGGACCTGATTGTTTTGATCTTATGGTGTCAAAACATGTATAGATATGGAGTTGATGTTTGGTTTTGCAACAAAATctcattttattatttgctgTAATTAAAATTAGGaacttgaattaaaatttgagaaaaaaaaaaaagcaattgcgGTTCAAGGCACAATTGTTTTTTCCCATCCACgtggtttttttcagtttaactcTTGTCATGTTAAGTTGGTTAAATTGATCTTGAAGTTGATTAAATTAGCTTAATAAGGGGTTTTTCatgtgtagaaaaaaaataattttttttttgacattggtaatgttttaattaaaaaaaattaatttattaatttgaaaaatagaaatagaGGGATTGAATTAAAACCAAGAAAGATAAAGACTTTTGTTTTCAAAACTGTACATTAATggccttttttttatctttttatttataagttataattttgattacaaaacttattttgtttacattaaatttaaaaaataaaaagagaaagtttgtcaaaaaataagaaaaataagaaaaaaatctttggttgtcaattataacaacaataaaaaaatttatttttgtgtcaatTAAGTTCCATTCGAACGAATGAAGCTacaattaagtgttttttttccattcatcatGACAAAAAAGTATATTGaagttaagaaagaaaattgtttttttatttattttatgttttttctaacTCATTTAGTCATTTTGGGttgagaaattatatttttttagattctaaagggggtttttttttaggtgATTTTAGGTTAAAACATGttgagaaaatgttttttttttttttagtttaaaacctCACTAgtcaatttctaacatcttttaATGTAGAACTCTAGAATATAAACAACACatcattgttttctttataaaaaaaaatgatggataaATCTCTTCGATActtgaacaaaaacaaaaaaaatattatgaagctTAGATGACTAGACCACTTAAAGCCCAACCGTTCCACCCTactttacttatttatttattttttatttaatttaattatcaaatttaaaattatacaataaattAGTTAGAAATATGTTTGAGATGCTGTGTCTACAagtattcattaaaataaatccatTTAGAACTTTTTagagtaattattttattaaaatttcttcaattgACATGGTTTTGAATAAgattatctcatttttttttgtatattagcatatgttcttttttatattacccCTTAAtaatattcctttttttttccccccttaAATTTATTCAAGTATTTCTTATAATATGTCTATTTAttacatataatttaaaaataaatgatttccAGAAAAAGGTTTTAAACCCAACCAGTGCATGACTTGTTTAATAGTCTAATAGGTAAATCATATTTATCTAGAACATCTTTCACCTcatataatttgaaatataaattttaataaaaaaattcaacattagTCAAATGAGTTCTCAACTTTATCATATTTGGAATTTacacttttttatattatattaaaaaaatagctccACAAGGATGAATTACCTCCACTTTGAATTACCATTACCCGTacattaatgataaattaatgaatttaattatttacagttaatttatcaattaacaCGGAAATGGTAAATTTAGCATTTCCAAGAATTTCTTAACCATTAATTtcattcattaattatttttcatttgatgtgtaatttaaaataaaatgattcttcaatataataataaaaattgataagaCATATTTctattaactttatattttatttattttaagtattgTGTTAagaatgaatgaaaaattaaaatattaaataaaaatataggatATTATAGTACACTTTAAATAATGTGTGTTTTATATTGGTTAATGTTTTAAGTCGGTtacaataattctaaataaaaaaaagagactgTGAATTATTAGAGGCATATAGATGACTTTCTTAACAAGTGCTCCAGAGTGCACTTTTAGTCCAATGAAGGTCTTGAGCTTGGTGGATTGTATCCAACCCATTCGGAAACAGaaggataaataaataaataaaacacttgAATTCTcctatattatataaaaaaaaaatatttggccTTTTGCTAAAACTGAAAAGGCTTCTTAAGATCTCTCATAATAGTTCTCACGGGCTTCTGAAAGGCTCCATTGAATTCTCCTTTTTAATTACTGTGCTAATATAGTAAACTTTTTCAGAAGAGAAGatatattaattatcatttttcaaCTTAATAGTACATGACTCGTAGGTCAGACAAAGCATAAATTTCTCgatttactaatatttttttgcaagaGATTTGGATCTCTTCTGGTTATCTGACAGACTAATGATAAGCTGCTCTGGATAATTAAAACATATTGCACCAGAGACCTTGGCAGAGCAACAAAGCTTTGATATGGGAAATCAGTGTGCACAAACATTAGTTAGAT
This genomic stretch from Populus alba chromosome 19, ASM523922v2, whole genome shotgun sequence harbors:
- the LOC118028928 gene encoding uncharacterized protein, with amino-acid sequence MEDRGGDTGRSRSDSKLAGEKRTSGELGEKSEVARKKIKMRNLESVLRFEEVSSNHLKNKEDDDSFQFTEKMSQVTNVPVTLDFNALSSRKKWKDRIYQLRNLVEPSKGNAVHCDQGCNICTIMQFRLPKFSSMCRTEKADSSQKELAVRAAAASIYSTCGFPEVRRRM